In Arachis hypogaea cultivar Tifrunner chromosome 2, arahy.Tifrunner.gnm2.J5K5, whole genome shotgun sequence, a genomic segment contains:
- the LOC112756185 gene encoding uncharacterized protein codes for MTQSMSHTQQSPKTLESRHSIDSCLFQLRTWKPFTNKRPCLSDRKTPSVSIDLSKLSLLDDDSTTKPFKSSSAATTNFRLIARKRRRRGSRSVSGRSSDRSGTRRCCSVGASAAHGTCSDFPVAMGTDSSGELFGNVGDGSWASDVSEARRERDREGGGGGGGGGGNGGCSGEKESGVGFGGVGGCSDGNGNESGYGSEPGYRGDAEFGYGDEFDEEEDDPRFRLLFWGEQIRAVDSKMEMVGENSLLDQKSHHRCRRRKHDCRMVDALR; via the exons ATGACTCAGTCAATGTCCCATACCCAACAATCTCCAAAGACCCTCGAATCTCGCCACTCCATTGATTCCTGCCTCTTCCAGCTCCGTACATGGAAGCCCTTCACCAACAAGCGCCCTTGTCTCTCCGATCGCAAAACCCCTTCCGTTTCGATCGACCTTTCCAAGCTTTCTCTTCTCGACGATGATTCCACCACTAAACCCTTCAAATCGTCTTCCGCCGCCACCACCAACTTCCGCCTTATAGCCCGCAAGCGCCGCCGCCGAGGATCCCGCTCTGTTTCTGGCCGGAGTAGTGACCGCAGTGgcacgcgccgatgctgctcCGTTGGGGCCTCGGCGGCTCATGGGACTTGCTCTGATTTTCCGGTGGCGATGGGGACGGACTCCAGCGGGGAGCTCTTTGGGAACGTTGGAGATGGGAGTTGGGCCTCCGATGTGAGTGAGGCGAGGAGGGAGAGGGATAGAGAGGGTGGTggcggtggaggtggaggtggtggTAATGGTGGCTGCAGTGGGGAGAAGGAAAGTGGTGTTGGGTTTGGTGGGGTGGGTGGGTGTTCTGATGGGAATGGGAATGAGTCCGGGTATGGTAGTGAACCTGGGTATCGTGGTGATGCTGAGTTTGGTTATGGGGATGAGTTTGATGAGGAAGAAGATGATCCCAGATTCAGATTGTTGTTCTGGGGTGAGCAAATTCGAG CTGTAGATTCCAAAATGGAGATGGTTGGAGAGAACTCCTTGTTAGACCAAAAATCCCATCATAGATGCCGACGCCGGAAGCATGATTGTAGAATGGTTGATGCATTGAGGTGA
- the LOC112756204 gene encoding mitochondrial zinc maintenance protein 1, mitochondrial: MVGRGEVLSAYRSLLKATRRTFAGDALMLKQSAVEVRNKFEENRNVTSDDQIQKLLEEASEASHFITNMIVQAQLNTEAGSYVVKPGKEHAGATLELPTEESIRKSK, from the exons ATGGTGGGAAGGGGTGAAGTGCTGAGTGCTTACCGGTCACTCCTTAAGGCCACCCGAAGGACCTTCGCCGGCGACGCTCTCATGCTCAAGCAATCCGCCGTCGAGGTGCGTAACAAGTTCGAGGAGAACAGAAACGTCACTTCTGATGATCAGATCCAGAAGCTTCTAGAAGAAGCCTCCGAGGCCTCTCACTTCATCACCAACATGATCGTCCAGGCTCAGCTCAATACGGAAGCCGGCAGCTACG TGGTGAAACCTGGTAAGGAGCATGCAGGAGCAACACTTGAACTCCCAACAGAAGAAAGTATCCGGAAATCTAAATAG
- the LOC112756196 gene encoding pectinesterase inhibitor 6, translated as MIKIPSLTLLLQLMLLLFLTSTIQLVFAKGKDNVREACKVTRYPKLCFRSLAQFSNAAGTSPSKWARAGVSVTIGEVKHVLVYLARLKKIQGQVGGRRSRAALSDCIETSRDALDELHRSLGVLRKLSKNTFGTQMDDLNTWISAALTDQDTCLDGFQGQRVGKEIRLLKIKVIRSYYITSNALALVNKLATTGIGSIADP; from the coding sequence ATGATCAAAATACCATCTCTTACTTTACTTCTTCAGCTTATGCTTCTGTTGTTCCTTACAAGTACCATTCAGTTGGTATTTGCAAAGGGGAAAGACAATGTTAGAGAAGCATGCAAGGTGACAAGGTATCCCAAACTTTGTTTCCGCTCGCTAGCGCAGTTCTCCAACGCTGCCGGAACGAGCCCCAGCAAATGGGCAAGGGCAGGGGTGTCAGTGACAATAGGAGAGGTTAAGCATGTTCTAGTATACCTTGCAAGGTTGAAGAAGATTCAAGGACAAGTAGGGGGAAGAAGGAGCAGAGCTGCACTCTCTGATTGCATCGAGACTTCTAGAGATGCCCTCGATGAGCTTCATAGGTCGCTTGGTGTGCTCAGGAAGCTCAGCAAAAACACCTTTGGTACCCAAATGGATGACCTTAACACATGGATCAGTGCAGCACTCACTGATCAGGATACTTGCCTAGATGGATTTCAAGGCCAAAGAGTAGGAAAGGAGATTAGGTTGCTGAAAATTAAGGTTATAAGATCATATTACATAACCAGTAATGCTTTAGCTCTTGTTAACAAGCTTGCCACTACAGGTATTGGAAGCATAGCGGATCCATAG
- the LOC112756233 gene encoding UDP-glucuronic acid decarboxylase 2 isoform X1: protein MGGSSELIFRGHESQPINDDYSPKPNKRWLSFTLNPINYLLREQRLLFTLLGVFIATAFFTLLPSHNTNLNQYDTVPIPYFTQHDSVFPTNHQSNRHVAAVHSFGKVPLGIKRKGLRIVVTGGAGFVGSHLVDRLIARGDSVIVVDNFFTGRKENVMHHFGNPRFELIRHDVVEPLLLEVDQIYHLACPASPVHYKFNPVKTIKTNVVGTLNMLGLAKRVGARFLLTSTSEVYGDPLQHPQKETYWGNVNPIGVRSCYDEGKRTAETLTMDYHRGAGVEVRIARIFNTYGPRMCLDDGRVVSNFVAQALRKEPMTVYGDGKQTRSFQYVSDLVEGLMRLMEGEHVGPFNLGNPGEFTMLELAKVVQETIDPDASIEYRPNTEDDPHKRKPDISRAKELLGWEPKVDLRKGLPLMVSDFRQRIFGDHKEGSTVA, encoded by the exons ATGGGTGGTTCCTCAGAACTAATCTTCAGAGGCCACGAATCGCAACCAATCAACGACGACTACTCCCCAAAACCAAACAAGCGATGGCTCTCATTCACTCTAAACCCCATCAACTACCTCCTCCGCGAGCAGCGCCTCCTCTTCACCCTCCTCGGAGTcttcatcgccaccgccttcttcACTCTCCTCCCTTCCCACAACACCAACCTTAACCAATACGACACCGTTCCGATCCCATACTTCACGCAACACGACTCAGTCTTCCCAACGAACCACCAGAGCAACCGCCACGTGGCAGCAGTTCATTCCTTCGGGAAAGTGCCGCTTGGAATAAAGAGGAAGGGCCTGAGAATTGTTGTCACCGGAGGAGCGGGGTTCGTTGGGTCCCACTTAGTGGATCGGTTGATAGCGAGAGGGGACAGTGTTATCGTTGTTGATAATTTCTTCACGGGGAGGAAGGAGAACGTGATGCACCATTTTGGGAACCCTAGATTTGAGCTTATACGACACGACGTCGTTGAACCCTTGTTGCTTGAAGTTGACCAGATCTACCATCTTGCCTGCCCTGCTTCCCCTGTTCACTACAAGTTCAACCCCGTCAAGACTATC AAGACGAATGTGGTGGGAACTTTGAACATGTTAGGGCTTGCAAAGAGAGTTGGAGCCAGATTCTTGCTTACAAGCACCAGTGAGGTTTATGGAGATCCTCTTCAGCACCCTCAGAAGGAGACTTATTGGGGCAACGTTAATCCCATTG GTGTGCGAAGCTGCTACGACGAGGGAAAGCGTACGGCGGAGACGTTGACTATGGACTACCACAGAGGAGCCGGTGTGGAG GTTAGAATTGCTAGGATCTTTAACACCTACGGTCCCCGAATGTGCTTAGATGATGGACGTGTTGTTAGCAACTTCGTTGCTCAG GCACTAAGGAAGGAGCCAATGACTGTTTATGGAGATGGCAAGCAAACAAGGAGCTTCCAATATGTATCTGATTTG GTGGAGGGTCTAATGCGTCTTATGGAAGGAGAACATGTGGGACCTTTCAACCTTGGGAACCCTGGTGAATTCACCATGCTTGAACTTGCCAAG GTGGTCCAAGAAACAATAGACCCAGATGCAAGCATAGAATACAGGCCCAACACAGAGGATGATCCCCACAAGAGAAAGCCTGACATTTCCAGAGCTAAGGAGCTTCTTGGCTGGGAGCCCAAGGTTGACCTCCGGAAGGGACTCCCTCTCATGGTTTCCGACTTCCGGCAGCGCATTTTCGGCGACCACAAGGAAGGTTCAACTGTGGCCTAA
- the LOC112756233 gene encoding UDP-glucuronic acid decarboxylase 2 isoform X2: MGGSSELIFRGHESQPINDDYSPKPNKRWLSFTLNPINYLLREQRLLFTLLGVFIATAFFTLLPSHNTNLNQYDTVPIPYFTQHDSVFPTNHQSNRHVAAVHSFGKVPLGIKRKGLRIVVTGGAGFVGSHLVDRLIARGDSVIVVDNFFTGRKENVMHHFGNPRFELIRHDVVEPLLLEVDQIYHLACPASPVHYKFNPVKTIISNVVGTLNMLGLAKRVGARFLLTSTSEVYGDPLQHPQKETYWGNVNPIGVRSCYDEGKRTAETLTMDYHRGAGVEVRIARIFNTYGPRMCLDDGRVVSNFVAQALRKEPMTVYGDGKQTRSFQYVSDLVEGLMRLMEGEHVGPFNLGNPGEFTMLELAKVVQETIDPDASIEYRPNTEDDPHKRKPDISRAKELLGWEPKVDLRKGLPLMVSDFRQRIFGDHKEGSTVA; this comes from the exons ATGGGTGGTTCCTCAGAACTAATCTTCAGAGGCCACGAATCGCAACCAATCAACGACGACTACTCCCCAAAACCAAACAAGCGATGGCTCTCATTCACTCTAAACCCCATCAACTACCTCCTCCGCGAGCAGCGCCTCCTCTTCACCCTCCTCGGAGTcttcatcgccaccgccttcttcACTCTCCTCCCTTCCCACAACACCAACCTTAACCAATACGACACCGTTCCGATCCCATACTTCACGCAACACGACTCAGTCTTCCCAACGAACCACCAGAGCAACCGCCACGTGGCAGCAGTTCATTCCTTCGGGAAAGTGCCGCTTGGAATAAAGAGGAAGGGCCTGAGAATTGTTGTCACCGGAGGAGCGGGGTTCGTTGGGTCCCACTTAGTGGATCGGTTGATAGCGAGAGGGGACAGTGTTATCGTTGTTGATAATTTCTTCACGGGGAGGAAGGAGAACGTGATGCACCATTTTGGGAACCCTAGATTTGAGCTTATACGACACGACGTCGTTGAACCCTTGTTGCTTGAAGTTGACCAGATCTACCATCTTGCCTGCCCTGCTTCCCCTGTTCACTACAAGTTCAACCCCGTCAAGACTATCatatc GAATGTGGTGGGAACTTTGAACATGTTAGGGCTTGCAAAGAGAGTTGGAGCCAGATTCTTGCTTACAAGCACCAGTGAGGTTTATGGAGATCCTCTTCAGCACCCTCAGAAGGAGACTTATTGGGGCAACGTTAATCCCATTG GTGTGCGAAGCTGCTACGACGAGGGAAAGCGTACGGCGGAGACGTTGACTATGGACTACCACAGAGGAGCCGGTGTGGAG GTTAGAATTGCTAGGATCTTTAACACCTACGGTCCCCGAATGTGCTTAGATGATGGACGTGTTGTTAGCAACTTCGTTGCTCAG GCACTAAGGAAGGAGCCAATGACTGTTTATGGAGATGGCAAGCAAACAAGGAGCTTCCAATATGTATCTGATTTG GTGGAGGGTCTAATGCGTCTTATGGAAGGAGAACATGTGGGACCTTTCAACCTTGGGAACCCTGGTGAATTCACCATGCTTGAACTTGCCAAG GTGGTCCAAGAAACAATAGACCCAGATGCAAGCATAGAATACAGGCCCAACACAGAGGATGATCCCCACAAGAGAAAGCCTGACATTTCCAGAGCTAAGGAGCTTCTTGGCTGGGAGCCCAAGGTTGACCTCCGGAAGGGACTCCCTCTCATGGTTTCCGACTTCCGGCAGCGCATTTTCGGCGACCACAAGGAAGGTTCAACTGTGGCCTAA